Proteins encoded together in one Halalkaliarchaeum sp. AArc-CO window:
- a CDS encoding aldolase has product MLPGADSGIARDGKVLVLAYDHGLEHGPVDFDPVPETADPATVFEYATHDAVSAIAVQKGIAEAYYPSFEDDVSLLLKVNGTSNLWMGEHDSAVNCSVEYAEELGAEAVGFTLYGGSNHEVEMAEEFCELQEAARERDMGVVMWSYPRGQGVKNDTKPGVISYASRLGLELGADVAKIKYPGSPEAMAQACEMAGEMKVIMSGGSKTDDRAFLETVKSSMDAGADGLAVGRNVFQRENPIEILDALEAVIYEETTVDEALERAALAPADD; this is encoded by the coding sequence ATGCTACCAGGAGCAGATTCGGGAATCGCTCGCGACGGCAAGGTCCTCGTGTTGGCGTACGACCACGGGCTCGAACACGGCCCGGTCGACTTCGATCCGGTACCGGAGACGGCCGATCCAGCGACCGTCTTCGAGTACGCAACCCACGACGCCGTGAGCGCGATCGCGGTACAGAAAGGAATCGCCGAAGCGTACTACCCGTCCTTCGAAGACGACGTCTCGTTGCTTTTGAAGGTGAACGGCACGTCGAATCTCTGGATGGGTGAACACGACTCGGCGGTGAACTGCTCGGTCGAGTACGCCGAGGAACTCGGCGCCGAGGCGGTCGGATTTACCCTCTATGGCGGCTCGAACCACGAAGTCGAGATGGCAGAGGAGTTTTGCGAACTGCAGGAGGCCGCCCGCGAGCGCGACATGGGCGTCGTGATGTGGTCGTATCCGCGCGGACAAGGGGTCAAAAACGACACGAAACCCGGCGTGATCTCGTATGCGAGTCGCCTCGGACTCGAGTTGGGTGCCGACGTCGCCAAGATCAAGTATCCCGGCTCACCGGAGGCGATGGCCCAGGCCTGCGAGATGGCCGGTGAGATGAAAGTGATCATGTCGGGCGGCTCCAAAACCGACGATCGGGCGTTCCTGGAGACGGTGAAGTCGTCGATGGACGCCGGCGCGGACGGCCTCGCTGTCGGTCGCAACGTGTTCCAGCGGGAGAACCCGATCGAGATCCTCGACGCGCTGGAGGCGGTTATCTACGAGGAGACAACCGTCGACGAGGCGCTCGAACGGGCGGCGCTCGCCCCTGCGGACGACTGA
- a CDS encoding ABC transporter ATP-binding protein yields the protein MTDPEQTATETTSDTDAETADGVPPSDGALVEVRNLTKYFYEQDTLLDRLFGEDPVAVRAVDGIGFDIERGETLGLVGESGCGKSTAGETLLRLQQPTDGVVRFDGQNVYELSSNGLDRFRRNAQIVFQDPFSSLDPRMTIGETVKQPLDVHGWPLTDPDVETDATVSTDGINPDAVTVTVADDVDRVVPPEGGAVSVSVTVVERSGNDDPEDDRQRATDDRRVDADGDVLAIVEEDLAVDVTATGDGVDVAVAVERSDEQLRRERVGWLLDRVGLSRDQFDRYPHEFSGGQRQRVGIARALALDPEFVVLDEPTSALDVSVQAQILNLLSELQSEFGLTYLLISHDLSVIRHICDRVAVMYLGEIVEIAPSEEIFTEPRHPYTEALLESVPRVDTDERDRDIETLSGDVPSPRDPPSGCRFRTRCPVVVPPKGVDIDEESYRAVLTVRDRIRDRDIDVEGARELVGKESAEENHDDRVIERIFDRLLDVELPGEHRRQVRNAIEAVVTDDWERAEAELSAYRSICEVVSPELPPQADHPAACHRREQPPDVRTAVENADVSSRGSD from the coding sequence ATGACTGATCCAGAGCAGACGGCGACGGAAACGACGAGCGACACCGACGCAGAAACGGCCGACGGAGTCCCCCCGAGTGACGGAGCGCTGGTCGAAGTTCGAAACCTCACGAAGTACTTCTACGAACAGGACACGCTTTTGGATCGGCTGTTCGGCGAAGACCCGGTCGCGGTTCGGGCCGTCGACGGGATCGGCTTCGACATCGAACGCGGGGAGACTCTGGGGCTGGTCGGCGAATCCGGCTGTGGCAAGTCGACTGCCGGGGAGACGCTGTTGCGGCTCCAGCAACCGACCGACGGCGTCGTCCGGTTCGACGGACAGAACGTTTACGAACTCTCCTCGAACGGCCTCGACCGCTTCCGACGAAACGCACAGATCGTCTTTCAGGATCCGTTCTCCAGCCTCGATCCGCGGATGACGATCGGTGAGACTGTCAAGCAGCCGCTCGACGTTCACGGCTGGCCGCTCACCGACCCCGACGTCGAAACGGACGCGACGGTATCGACCGACGGGATCAATCCGGACGCGGTCACCGTCACCGTCGCCGACGACGTCGACAGGGTCGTCCCTCCAGAGGGCGGGGCAGTTTCGGTCTCGGTGACAGTGGTCGAACGCTCCGGGAACGACGATCCCGAGGACGACCGTCAGAGAGCCACCGATGACCGTCGAGTAGACGCCGACGGCGACGTTCTGGCGATCGTCGAGGAGGACCTCGCGGTCGACGTAACCGCGACCGGGGACGGGGTCGACGTCGCGGTTGCGGTCGAGCGCTCGGACGAACAACTGCGGCGCGAACGCGTGGGGTGGCTCCTCGATCGCGTGGGGCTCTCCAGGGACCAGTTCGACAGATACCCCCACGAGTTCTCCGGCGGACAACGGCAACGCGTAGGCATCGCGCGGGCCCTGGCGCTCGATCCAGAGTTCGTCGTGCTAGACGAACCGACGAGCGCACTCGACGTCTCGGTCCAGGCACAGATTCTGAACCTGCTGAGCGAACTGCAGTCGGAGTTCGGTCTCACCTACCTGCTCATCTCTCACGATCTCTCCGTGATCCGTCACATCTGTGATCGGGTCGCGGTGATGTATCTGGGAGAGATCGTCGAAATCGCGCCCAGCGAGGAGATATTTACGGAGCCTCGACACCCCTACACGGAAGCGCTGCTCGAGAGCGTTCCACGGGTCGACACCGACGAGCGGGACCGAGACATCGAAACGCTTTCCGGCGACGTACCCTCCCCCCGGGATCCACCGAGCGGCTGCCGGTTCAGGACCCGGTGTCCCGTAGTAGTTCCCCCGAAGGGTGTCGATATCGACGAGGAGTCGTATCGCGCAGTGCTCACGGTTCGAGATCGGATTCGGGACCGCGACATCGACGTCGAGGGTGCCCGCGAACTCGTCGGCAAGGAGTCGGCGGAGGAGAACCACGACGATCGTGTGATCGAACGGATCTTCGATCGGCTCCTCGACGTGGAGCTTCCCGGGGAACATCGGAGACAGGTCAGGAACGCGATCGAGGCTGTCGTGACCGACGACTGGGAACGCGCGGAGGCGGAACTGTCTGCGTATCGGAGCATCTGCGAGGTGGTGTCCCCCGAACTTCCACCGCAGGCCGACCACCCCGCAGCGTGCCACCGACGAGAACAACCACCCGACGTTCGAACGGCCGTCGAAAACGCTGACGTCTCTTCCCGGGGGTCGGACTGA
- a CDS encoding class 1 fructose-bisphosphatase: protein MDSEAGRESAPESVHAATVERVFDVVAETATEIRAGLPGRRRAIDEENPSGETQLAADAHADQLLRERLGSIDGVASYVSEERESKVDASDGNVSAADPDGVAVAVDPLDGSSNLRSNNAMGTIVGVYDAPLPAAGRELVAAGYLLYGPITTMVVAHGGVVREEVVAPGSGDSGVDRRIVTPELALPDDPVVYGFGGRVPDWTPEFVAYAEQIERELKLRYGGAMVGDVNQVLTYGGIFSYPALQDRPEGKLRLQFEANPMAYVVEAAGGRSSDGAGSILDAEPTELHERTPVHLGNAELIERLEGYLSEP, encoded by the coding sequence ATGGACAGCGAGGCAGGGAGGGAATCGGCACCCGAAAGCGTTCACGCAGCGACGGTCGAGCGCGTGTTCGACGTTGTGGCCGAAACTGCCACCGAAATCCGCGCTGGACTCCCGGGACGTCGCAGGGCGATCGACGAGGAGAACCCCTCCGGGGAAACTCAACTCGCCGCTGACGCGCACGCCGACCAGCTGCTCCGCGAGCGGCTCGGTTCGATCGACGGCGTAGCCAGCTACGTGAGCGAGGAGCGCGAATCGAAAGTAGACGCATCCGACGGGAACGTCTCCGCTGCAGATCCGGACGGCGTTGCGGTGGCGGTCGACCCTCTCGACGGCTCCTCGAACCTTCGGTCGAACAACGCGATGGGAACGATCGTCGGCGTCTACGACGCGCCGCTTCCCGCAGCAGGACGCGAGCTCGTCGCCGCCGGCTACCTGCTTTACGGTCCGATCACGACGATGGTCGTCGCCCACGGCGGGGTCGTCAGGGAGGAGGTCGTGGCTCCCGGTTCGGGCGACAGCGGGGTCGATCGGCGGATCGTCACGCCGGAGCTCGCGCTTCCGGACGACCCGGTCGTGTACGGCTTCGGGGGTCGGGTTCCCGACTGGACTCCGGAGTTTGTGGCGTACGCCGAACAGATCGAACGGGAGCTCAAGCTCCGATACGGTGGCGCGATGGTCGGCGACGTGAACCAGGTTCTCACCTACGGCGGGATCTTCTCGTATCCCGCCCTGCAGGATCGACCGGAGGGGAAGCTCCGCCTCCAGTTCGAGGCCAACCCGATGGCGTACGTCGTCGAAGCCGCGGGCGGTCGGTCCTCCGACGGGGCCGGGTCGATCCTCGACGCCGAGCCGACGGAGCTCCACGAACGGACACCCGTTCACCTCGGCAACGCGGAACTCATCGAACGGCTCGAAGGCTATCTCTCGGAGCCGTAG